A stretch of the Zeugodacus cucurbitae isolate PBARC_wt_2022May chromosome 6, idZeuCucr1.2, whole genome shotgun sequence genome encodes the following:
- the LOC105209243 gene encoding microtubule-associated protein RP/EB family member 1 isoform X3, translating into MAVNVYSTNVTTENLSRHDMLAWVNDCLQAQFGKIEELCTGAAYCQFMDMLFPGSVPMKRVKFRTNLEHEYIQNFKILQASFKKMAVDKIIPIDKLIKGRFQDNFEFLQWFKKFFDANYDGRDYDASAARDGAPMGFGSGVVKALPGTGGGSLSSRKPVAIAPPARSSTTSTTRPISKVPPRAAAPVVTKSAAVNNTTGAVKKSGDASNAVSNQQIEELSNQVMDMRLNLEGLEKERDFYFSKLRDIEILCQEAAEGDPHPLIQKILDIMYATEVKRNTSDGFAPPDEIPPEDEEY; encoded by the exons ATGGCAGTCAACGTGTACTCCACAAATGTGACTACCGAAAATTTATCCAGACATGATATGCTCGCTTGGGTAAATGATTGCCTGCAAGCACAATTTGGTAAAATTGAAGAGCTCTGCACTG GTGCTGCTTATTGCCAGTTCATGGACATGTTGTTCCCCGGCTCGGTGCCAATGAAAAGAGTCAAGTTCCGTACAAATTTGGAACACGAATATATTCAGAATTTTAAAATCTTGCAAGCATCTTTTAAAAAGATGGCAGTTGATAAG ataatccCAATTGACAAACTGATCAAGGGCCGTTTTCAagataatttcgaatttttacaATGGTTTAAAAAATTCTTCGATGCCAATTATGATGGCCGAGATTACGATGCCAGCGCTGCTAGAGACGGTGCACCAATGGGTTTTGGTTCGGGTGTGGTGAAGGCATTGCCTGGCACCGGTGGCGGTTCGTTATCCTCACGTAAGCCAGTGGCCATAGCACCGCCGGCGCGTTCATCAACAACATCGACGACACGGCCCA TTTCCAAAGTACCACCTCGCGCCGCAGCACCAGTCGTTACTAAGTCAGCTGCCGTGAATAATACTACCGGTGCAGTTAAAAAGTCCGGCGACGCATCCAATGCGGTGTCGAACCAACAAATCGAGGAGTTGTCCAATCag GTCATGGATATGCGTTTGAACTTGGAGGGTTTGGAGAAGGAGCGAGATTtctatttctcaaaattgcgtGACATAGAAATACT CTGCCAAGAAGCAGCCGAAGGTGACCCGCATCCTTTAATACAAAAGATTTTGGATATTATGTATGCGACCGAGGTAAAGCGCAACACTTCT GATGGTTTTGCGCCTCCGGATGAAATTCCGCCCGAGGATGAGGAGTATTAA
- the LOC105209241 gene encoding CDGSH iron-sulfur domain-containing protein 3, mitochondrial, producing the protein MSIFIRGVRTQRVLLQRMYASSKSSDATSSTESKTIPKNLLEGSQTSHLQPENGAIFDKKPFKIHLEANKTYSWCLCGKSKNQPICDGMHKNEFLKIKLRPVRFQVEKTGDYWLCNCKQTKHRPFCDGTHKQPDIQAAVR; encoded by the exons atgtCGATTTTTATAAGAGGTGTGCGCACTCAAAGGGTTTTGTTG CAACGAATGTATGCCTCCTCTAAGTCCTCAGATGCAACCAGCAGTACAGAAAGTAAAACAATTCCTAAAAACTTACTCGAAGGCAGTCAAACCTCGCATCTACAACCCGAAAATGGtgcaatttttgataaaaaaccgTTTAAAATTCATTTGGAAGCAA ATAAAACTTACAGTTGGTGCTTGTGTGGAAAATCGAAAAATCAACCTATTTGTGATGGCATGCACAAAAATGaattcttgaaaataaaattaag ACCCGTGAGATTTCAAGTGGAAAAAACCGGCGATTACTGGCTGTGCAATTGTAAGCAAACGAAGCATCGTCCCTTCTGCGATGGCACGCACAAACAACCTGATATTCAGGCTGCTGTACGTTAA
- the LOC105209243 gene encoding microtubule-associated protein RP/EB family member 1 isoform X4, with protein sequence MAVNVYSTNVTTENLSRHDMLAWVNDCLQAQFGKIEELCTGAAYCQFMDMLFPGSVPMKRVKFRTNLEHEYIQNFKILQASFKKMAVDKIIPIDKLIKGRFQDNFEFLQWFKKFFDANYDGRDYDASAARDGAPMGFGSGVVKALPGTGGGSLSSRKPVAIAPPARSSTTSTTRPISKVPPRAAAPVVTKSAAVNNTTGAVKKSGDASNAVSNQQIEELSNQVMDMRLNLEGLEKERDFYFSKLRDIEILCQEAAEGDPHPLIQKILDIMYATEDGFAPPDEIPPEDEEY encoded by the exons ATGGCAGTCAACGTGTACTCCACAAATGTGACTACCGAAAATTTATCCAGACATGATATGCTCGCTTGGGTAAATGATTGCCTGCAAGCACAATTTGGTAAAATTGAAGAGCTCTGCACTG GTGCTGCTTATTGCCAGTTCATGGACATGTTGTTCCCCGGCTCGGTGCCAATGAAAAGAGTCAAGTTCCGTACAAATTTGGAACACGAATATATTCAGAATTTTAAAATCTTGCAAGCATCTTTTAAAAAGATGGCAGTTGATAAG ataatccCAATTGACAAACTGATCAAGGGCCGTTTTCAagataatttcgaatttttacaATGGTTTAAAAAATTCTTCGATGCCAATTATGATGGCCGAGATTACGATGCCAGCGCTGCTAGAGACGGTGCACCAATGGGTTTTGGTTCGGGTGTGGTGAAGGCATTGCCTGGCACCGGTGGCGGTTCGTTATCCTCACGTAAGCCAGTGGCCATAGCACCGCCGGCGCGTTCATCAACAACATCGACGACACGGCCCA TTTCCAAAGTACCACCTCGCGCCGCAGCACCAGTCGTTACTAAGTCAGCTGCCGTGAATAATACTACCGGTGCAGTTAAAAAGTCCGGCGACGCATCCAATGCGGTGTCGAACCAACAAATCGAGGAGTTGTCCAATCag GTCATGGATATGCGTTTGAACTTGGAGGGTTTGGAGAAGGAGCGAGATTtctatttctcaaaattgcgtGACATAGAAATACT CTGCCAAGAAGCAGCCGAAGGTGACCCGCATCCTTTAATACAAAAGATTTTGGATATTATGTATGCGACCGAG GATGGTTTTGCGCCTCCGGATGAAATTCCGCCCGAGGATGAGGAGTATTAA
- the LOC105209239 gene encoding probable methylcrotonoyl-CoA carboxylase beta chain, mitochondrial, translating into MLKLVSVFRCPLIQQIPRYSARLLHVGDADVLQSSIDKNADEFKENVVEMTNLVNQLYDITQEVLTGGGTTAIERHTSRGKLLPRERINLLLDKGSSFLELSTLAGYELYGKEVVNSGGIVTGVGRICGTECVVVANDATVKGGSYYPITVKKHLRAQEIAQENRLPCVYLVDSGGANLPRQAEVFPDKLHFGRIFYNQANMSALGIPQIAVVMGSCTAGGAYVPAMADESIIVKKQGTIFLAGPPLVKAATGEEVSAEDLGGADLHCKTSGVTDHYAVDDEHALYLARQVVRNLNLPSTNSYNEQLLYSSQKANRTVNAKDIETIEEPKYDQNDLYGIVGTTLTKSFDVREVIARIVDGSRFTEFKKLYGETLVCGFAKLYGHTVGIIGNNGVLFSESALKGAHFIQLCAQRNIPLVFLQNITGFMVGRDAEANGIAKNGAKMVTAVACANVPKFTVIIGGSYGAGNYGMCGRAYSPRFLYMWPNSRISVMGGTQAANVLAQITADQRKRAGKDFTEEEANKLKAPIIETFEKEGSPYYSTARLWDDGIIDPANTRQVLGLSLKAALNNAGQSTRFGVFRM; encoded by the exons ATGTTAAAGTTAGTAAGCGTGTTTAGATGCCCATTAATACAACAAATACCTCGTTACTCAGCCCGGCTTCTGCATGTTGGCGATGCTGATGTTTTGCAAAGCTCCATTGATAAGAATGCTGACGAGTTTAAG gAAAATGTTGTTGAAATGACTAATTTAGTAAATCAACTGTATGATATTACTCAAGAAGTTCTGACTGGTGGTGGAACTACAGCAATCGAGCGACATACTTCACGAGGCAAACTTTTACCTAGGGAACGTATCAATTTGTTGCTAGATAAAGGTTCATCATTTTTAGAGCTAAGCACTTTGGCGGGATATGAACTATATGGAAAGGAGGTTGTAAATTCAGGTGGTATTGTTACTGGCGTTGGTAGAATATGTGG aACTGAATGCGTTGTGGTTGCTAATGATGCTACAGTTAAAGGAGGTTCGTACTATCCGATCACCGTGAAAAAGCATTTACGAGCACAGGAGATTGCACAAGAAAATCGCTTGCCGTGTGTCTACTTAGTAGATTCTGGAGGTGCTAACTTACCACGTCAGGCAGAAGTTTTTCCTGACAAGTTACATTTTGGACGAATTTTTTATAACCAAGCAAACATGTCAGCATTAGGTATACCTCAGATTGCAGTTGTGATGGGAAGTTGTACGGCCGGAGGCGCCTATGTACCGGCCATGGCCGATGAAAGCattattgttaaaaaacaaGGTACCATATTTTTAGCTGGGCCTCCTTTGGTGAAAGCTGCTACAGGTGAAGAAGTTTCCGCTGAAGACTTAGGTGGCGCAGATTTACACTGCAAAACTTCTGGTGTAACCGATCATTATGCGGTAGATGATGAGCATGCACTTTATTTAGCCAGGCAGGTTGTTCGTAATTTAAACTTACCTTCAACAAACAGCTACAACGAACAGTTGTTATACTCAAGTCAAAAGGCGAATAGAACAGTCAATGCTAAAGATATTGAAACGATTGAAGAGCCAAAATATGACCAAAATGATTTGTATGGAATTGTAGGAACCACCTTGACCAAAAGTTTTGATGTGCGTGAAGTCATAGCACGAATAGTGGACGGCAGTCGTTTTACGGAGTTTAAAAAACTATATGGTGAAACATTGGTATGTGGATTTGCCAAGCTATACGGTCATACAGTAGGAATAATTGGAAACAATGGTGTACTATTTTCGGAAAGTGCTTTAAAAGGTGCgcattttattcaattatgcGCACAGAGGAATATACCACTAGTATTTTTGCAGAACATTACTG gtTTCATGGTAGGCCGTGATGCCGAGGCCAATGGAATTGCAAAGAATGGTGCAAAAATGGTTACAGCCGTGGCCTGTGCAAATGTACCTAAATTTACCGTTATCATCGGAGGGTCTTATGGTGCTGGAAACTACGGAATGTGTGGTCGTGCATACTCACCCCGTTTTCTCTACATGTGGCCGAATTCCCGAATTTCCGTGATGGGTGGCACTCAAGCAGCCAATGTTCTGGCACAAATAACGGCCGATCAACGTAAACGTGCTGGAAAAGATTTTACCGAAGAAGAGGCCAACAAATTGAAGGCCCCTATCATCGAAACGTTTGAAAAGGAGGGTTCACCGTATTATAGTACAGCTCGTTTATGGGATGATGGCATAATTGATCCGGCGAATACACGTCAAGTGCTGGGTCTAAGTTTGAAAGCGGCTTTGAACAACGCTGGTCAATCTACACGTTTCGGTGTATTCCGCATGTAA
- the LOC105209243 gene encoding microtubule-associated protein RP/EB family member 1 isoform X1, translating into MAVNVYSTNVTTENLSRHDMLAWVNDCLQAQFGKIEELCTGAAYCQFMDMLFPGSVPMKRVKFRTNLEHEYIQNFKILQASFKKMAVDKIIPVDKLIKGRFQDNFEFLQWFKKFFDANYDGREYEPLIARSGVKLGNGIGVGGGGSSGRGSSNDLLEKRHIQMPNRTHALPAATQRTTVRPERGGVSKVPPRAAAPVVTKSAAVNNTTGAVKKSGDASNAVSNQQIEELSNQVMDMRLNLEGLEKERDFYFSKLRDIEILCQEAAEGDPHPLIQKILDIMYATEVKRNTSDGFAPPDEIPPEDEEY; encoded by the exons ATGGCAGTCAACGTGTACTCCACAAATGTGACTACCGAAAATTTATCCAGACATGATATGCTCGCTTGGGTAAATGATTGCCTGCAAGCACAATTTGGTAAAATTGAAGAGCTCTGCACTG GTGCTGCTTATTGCCAGTTCATGGACATGTTGTTCCCCGGCTCGGTGCCAATGAAAAGAGTCAAGTTCCGTACAAATTTGGAACACGAATATATTCAGAATTTTAAAATCTTGCAAGCATCTTTTAAAAAGATGGCAGTTGATAAG ATAATACCAGTCGATAAATTGATAAAAGGTCGTTTCCaagataattttgaatttttgcaatGGTTTAAAAAATTCTTCGATGCAAATTATGATGGGCGCGAATATGAGCCGCTTATAGCGCGTAGTGGTGTAAAACTGGGCAATGGCATTGGTGTTGGCGGCGGCGGCAGTAGTGGCCGAGGCAGTAGCAATGATTTACTCGAGAAACGACACATACAGATGCCAAATCGAACGCACGCACTACCGGCTGCAACACAACGTACTACCGTTAGGCCGGAACGTGGTGGAG TTTCCAAAGTACCACCTCGCGCCGCAGCACCAGTCGTTACTAAGTCAGCTGCCGTGAATAATACTACCGGTGCAGTTAAAAAGTCCGGCGACGCATCCAATGCGGTGTCGAACCAACAAATCGAGGAGTTGTCCAATCag GTCATGGATATGCGTTTGAACTTGGAGGGTTTGGAGAAGGAGCGAGATTtctatttctcaaaattgcgtGACATAGAAATACT CTGCCAAGAAGCAGCCGAAGGTGACCCGCATCCTTTAATACAAAAGATTTTGGATATTATGTATGCGACCGAGGTAAAGCGCAACACTTCT GATGGTTTTGCGCCTCCGGATGAAATTCCGCCCGAGGATGAGGAGTATTAA
- the LOC105209243 gene encoding microtubule-associated protein RP/EB family member 1 isoform X2, producing MAVNVYSTNVTTENLSRHDMLAWVNDCLQAQFGKIEELCTGAAYCQFMDMLFPGSVPMKRVKFRTNLEHEYIQNFKILQASFKKMAVDKIIPVDKLIKGRFQDNFEFLQWFKKFFDANYDGREYEPLIARSGVKLGNGIGVGGGGSSGRGSSNDLLEKRHIQMPNRTHALPAATQRTTVRPERGGVSKVPPRAAAPVVTKSAAVNNTTGAVKKSGDASNAVSNQQIEELSNQVMDMRLNLEGLEKERDFYFSKLRDIEILCQEAAEGDPHPLIQKILDIMYATEDGFAPPDEIPPEDEEY from the exons ATGGCAGTCAACGTGTACTCCACAAATGTGACTACCGAAAATTTATCCAGACATGATATGCTCGCTTGGGTAAATGATTGCCTGCAAGCACAATTTGGTAAAATTGAAGAGCTCTGCACTG GTGCTGCTTATTGCCAGTTCATGGACATGTTGTTCCCCGGCTCGGTGCCAATGAAAAGAGTCAAGTTCCGTACAAATTTGGAACACGAATATATTCAGAATTTTAAAATCTTGCAAGCATCTTTTAAAAAGATGGCAGTTGATAAG ATAATACCAGTCGATAAATTGATAAAAGGTCGTTTCCaagataattttgaatttttgcaatGGTTTAAAAAATTCTTCGATGCAAATTATGATGGGCGCGAATATGAGCCGCTTATAGCGCGTAGTGGTGTAAAACTGGGCAATGGCATTGGTGTTGGCGGCGGCGGCAGTAGTGGCCGAGGCAGTAGCAATGATTTACTCGAGAAACGACACATACAGATGCCAAATCGAACGCACGCACTACCGGCTGCAACACAACGTACTACCGTTAGGCCGGAACGTGGTGGAG TTTCCAAAGTACCACCTCGCGCCGCAGCACCAGTCGTTACTAAGTCAGCTGCCGTGAATAATACTACCGGTGCAGTTAAAAAGTCCGGCGACGCATCCAATGCGGTGTCGAACCAACAAATCGAGGAGTTGTCCAATCag GTCATGGATATGCGTTTGAACTTGGAGGGTTTGGAGAAGGAGCGAGATTtctatttctcaaaattgcgtGACATAGAAATACT CTGCCAAGAAGCAGCCGAAGGTGACCCGCATCCTTTAATACAAAAGATTTTGGATATTATGTATGCGACCGAG GATGGTTTTGCGCCTCCGGATGAAATTCCGCCCGAGGATGAGGAGTATTAA